In Nitrosomonas ureae, the sequence TGGAGCAAAAGAACCGCAAACGGCCCGCAAACAGCTTATTACAGGCTCAGCCTGTATGAAACTGAGCAAATTGTTTCAGCTCAAATAACGGACGATCTTCCACCAGAACCTGAAAAACCTGAATTTGATGAAGTGATCAAAACAGCGGCTATCACCCTGTTGGAACAAGTACATGGCAGATCTGCCAATACTGAAATTTTCACTCGTGAATTGATTGCCACATTAAATTCCAAAACGCCCAGTCAGAATCAGAGCCTGCTACTGAATGAAAAATCCGGTGAAGATTATAAGACGTATTTGATTATCAATCTATTGGCGATGGAAGGAATCAGCGCGCGCATCGTTCGAGGGTTATACCTGGAAGATGGCCGACGCAGGCAATCACTGATCAACTTCGTGGAAGTTTATATTGGGGGGCAATGGCTCCTGTTTAATCAGAATTCCGGAGTACATGGAAAACCGGAAAATTTTCTGATCTGGCAACGTGGTGATCAATCTTTGCTTGATGTAGTGGGTGGCAAGAATTCACAAATATCTTTCGCAATTATTAAGAATGTTCATTCAACCCGCAATCTAGTGGTTAGAGATGGCATGAACAAGCAAGCCGGCTTGGTGGATTTCTCCATCTACAGCCTGCCCATTGAGCAGCAAAATGCGTTCAAAATGATTTTATTATTACCCATTGGCGCTTTAATCGTCGTTATCATGCGCTTATTGATAGGTATAAGGACTTCCGGTACCTTTATGCCTATCCTGATCGCATTAGCTTTGATACAAACAACTTTGCTAACCGGAATCATCATTTTTCTGACAGTTG encodes:
- a CDS encoding inactive transglutaminase family protein; protein product: MHTRLRLYILVILIMGFGIGLILYKHFALGFPLLPDDKKSVWTIEARINFVARGDPVVVSFALPPQTPDIVFMKEDFASPDYGFSEVISPTGRRAEWSKRTANGPQTAYYRLSLYETEQIVSAQITDDLPPEPEKPEFDEVIKTAAITLLEQVHGRSANTEIFTRELIATLNSKTPSQNQSLLLNEKSGEDYKTYLIINLLAMEGISARIVRGLYLEDGRRRQSLINFVEVYIGGQWLLFNQNSGVHGKPENFLIWQRGDQSLLDVVGGKNSQISFAIIKNVHSTRNLVVRDGMNKQAGLVDFSIYSLPIEQQNAFKMILLLPIGALIVVIMRLLIGIRTSGTFMPILIALALIQTTLLTGIIIFLTVVGIGLLIRSYLSRLNLLFVARISAVIIVVIAIIASISIISNKIGLDQAMTVTFFPMIILSWTIERMSVLWEEDGPREVFIQGSGSLLTAVIAYLFMTNRTVEYLSFNFPELMLVNLALILVLGQYTGYRLSELYRFHSLERRNVSGKR